A window of the Parvularcula bermudensis HTCC2503 genome harbors these coding sequences:
- the ubiG gene encoding bifunctional 2-polyprenyl-6-hydroxyphenol methylase/3-demethylubiquinol 3-O-methyltransferase UbiG has product MTQSRTIDDQEVEKFAAMAEEWWDPFGKFKPLHKFNPVRLAALRDRLCAHFGRDRFQKRPLEGLRLLDIGCGGGLVSEPMARLGAEVVGIDPADRNIKIAEAHRRESGVNVDYRTVTVERLVAEKEPPFDIVLSLEAVEHVADPAYFLSQGAALVRPGGLMAVATLNRTLKSLLTAKIAAEYILRWLPAGTHDPRKFLKPAEIAGPLRQAGLTVTEEVGFSYNPLFDSWRESDDLEVNYLVVAHRPEAADPPASRS; this is encoded by the coding sequence ATGACCCAATCCCGTACGATCGACGATCAAGAAGTCGAAAAATTCGCGGCGATGGCCGAGGAGTGGTGGGACCCGTTCGGCAAATTCAAACCGCTACACAAATTCAACCCCGTGCGCCTCGCCGCCTTGAGGGATCGCCTATGCGCTCATTTCGGCCGTGACCGCTTCCAAAAGCGTCCCCTTGAGGGCCTTCGTCTCCTCGATATTGGGTGTGGTGGCGGTCTGGTCTCCGAACCAATGGCCCGTCTGGGCGCCGAGGTCGTAGGGATCGATCCGGCGGACCGAAATATCAAGATCGCCGAAGCCCACCGCCGGGAAAGCGGTGTGAATGTCGACTATCGCACGGTGACGGTTGAAAGGTTGGTCGCGGAGAAGGAGCCACCTTTTGATATCGTGCTCAGCCTTGAGGCTGTCGAGCATGTCGCCGACCCCGCCTATTTCCTCTCGCAAGGGGCCGCGCTTGTGCGGCCAGGGGGGCTGATGGCCGTGGCAACGCTCAATCGGACGCTCAAATCGCTTTTGACCGCGAAGATCGCCGCGGAGTATATTTTGCGGTGGCTGCCGGCCGGGACGCATGACCCCCGTAAGTTTCTCAAACCCGCTGAAATCGCCGGTCCCCTTCGCCAAGCCGGGCTGACGGTCACGGAAGAAGTGGGGTTCAGCTACAATCCGCTCTTCGACTCATGGCGGGAAAGTGACGACCTTGAGGTCAATTATTTGGTCGTCGCTCATCGGCCGGAGGCCGCCGATCCCCCCGCCTCGCGTTCCTAG
- a CDS encoding ComEC/Rec2 family competence protein, which produces MSLTLDKRYGRGGVLGPLPKATDRLAADLLSVRRRLGEWAAAESGRLLIFAPLFLMAGAAIYFTRPQEPPSVLPLLIAGLGAVGAVMVRRGGRDRLAWLAWAATLMALGSALADWRTDRAETPLLARPWGPGPLTGALVALENRPSDQRLTIAPTAIGVLPSDSLPRLVRVTWRGDPIAASPGATLSLFGQLMPPPGPAVPGGYDYGRHLYFEGIGGVGFLMAEPRLVTEATPTLGSAAWLQGLRQRIAERIADALPGPAGAVTIALVTGDRSALPPPIVDALRHTGLAHLLAISGLHMGLVCGTVFVVLRTALAAIPPLAARWPMKKPAALAACGAGIIYLALSGGPISAQRAFIMASIGFLAVLLDRRAVSLRTVAVAAIVIVAWRPDMILGAGFQMSFAAVTALVATYTALEGRLRPAVTIAGRVRRFVLGLMVTSLVAGLATAPMAIYHFNQVAAYGLLANLIVMPIFSLLIMPGLVLGLALMPFGADGLVWPITGFGLEAILSIATWIAGWEGAVIAVAQWPPWAFATVLAGGLALCLLRAAWRWGGLGLIALGLAGAASAVPPIAMIADGAGNLAIRDEDGEVAVLSRRRARFSLDQWRAVYGLPKGTALRRLDCPPAAPICVLRTAGPRISLVRSLEAAGQACRTDDIVILPLWRTERITDGCDAVLLTAARLEALGPVALLPARSGSSVGGPQGWRMTSVKAVRGDRPWVP; this is translated from the coding sequence ATGTCATTGACCCTCGATAAACGCTATGGGCGAGGCGGGGTCCTTGGGCCTTTGCCCAAGGCGACGGACCGTCTCGCCGCGGATCTTCTTTCGGTCCGTCGGCGACTTGGCGAATGGGCTGCGGCGGAAAGCGGCCGGTTGTTGATCTTCGCCCCGCTCTTCCTCATGGCGGGGGCGGCAATCTATTTCACGCGACCCCAAGAGCCCCCCTCGGTCCTCCCCCTGCTGATCGCAGGCCTGGGGGCTGTCGGCGCGGTCATGGTGAGGCGCGGCGGTCGTGATCGCCTGGCGTGGCTGGCCTGGGCGGCGACCCTCATGGCCTTGGGAAGTGCCCTTGCCGACTGGCGGACCGATCGTGCCGAAACGCCTCTTCTGGCGCGCCCCTGGGGGCCTGGGCCCCTCACGGGGGCGCTTGTCGCCCTCGAAAACCGGCCGAGCGACCAACGCCTTACCATCGCACCGACCGCCATCGGTGTCCTGCCGTCTGACAGCTTGCCGCGGCTGGTCCGCGTCACCTGGCGGGGGGACCCCATCGCGGCAAGTCCCGGGGCGACCCTGTCCCTGTTCGGCCAATTGATGCCGCCGCCGGGCCCCGCGGTCCCAGGCGGGTATGATTACGGCCGCCACCTCTATTTCGAGGGGATCGGGGGCGTCGGTTTTTTGATGGCCGAGCCCCGCCTTGTCACCGAGGCGACCCCGACGCTGGGATCGGCCGCTTGGCTTCAGGGATTGCGACAACGGATTGCCGAGCGGATTGCCGACGCCCTGCCCGGACCCGCCGGGGCGGTGACGATCGCCCTTGTCACCGGGGACCGGTCCGCTCTTCCGCCGCCGATTGTCGATGCGTTGCGCCATACGGGATTGGCGCATCTCCTCGCGATTTCAGGCCTGCATATGGGGCTCGTCTGCGGGACCGTGTTCGTTGTCCTACGGACGGCCTTGGCGGCGATCCCGCCCCTTGCCGCGCGGTGGCCGATGAAAAAGCCTGCCGCCCTCGCCGCCTGCGGGGCGGGCATTATCTATCTTGCGCTATCTGGCGGACCGATCTCCGCGCAGCGCGCCTTCATCATGGCCAGTATTGGGTTTCTGGCTGTCCTCCTCGATCGGCGAGCCGTATCGCTCAGAACGGTTGCCGTTGCAGCCATCGTCATTGTGGCGTGGCGGCCGGACATGATCCTTGGGGCCGGATTTCAGATGTCCTTTGCGGCGGTGACGGCGCTCGTCGCCACCTATACCGCGCTGGAAGGCCGATTGCGCCCGGCAGTGACGATAGCTGGACGGGTCCGCCGTTTCGTCCTTGGCCTTATGGTGACCAGTCTGGTCGCGGGGCTCGCGACCGCCCCCATGGCGATCTATCACTTCAATCAAGTTGCGGCATACGGACTATTGGCCAACCTTATCGTTATGCCAATATTCAGCCTATTGATTATGCCGGGTCTGGTCCTGGGGCTTGCGCTGATGCCCTTCGGCGCCGATGGCCTCGTTTGGCCGATCACCGGCTTCGGCCTTGAGGCGATCCTGTCGATTGCGACCTGGATCGCAGGGTGGGAGGGGGCGGTTATCGCGGTGGCCCAATGGCCGCCATGGGCCTTCGCCACGGTGCTCGCCGGGGGACTTGCCCTTTGCCTGTTGCGCGCGGCGTGGCGCTGGGGCGGTCTTGGGCTGATCGCTTTGGGGCTGGCCGGGGCGGCCTCGGCCGTGCCCCCGATTGCCATGATCGCCGATGGGGCCGGGAACCTGGCGATCCGGGACGAGGATGGCGAGGTGGCCGTGCTCAGCCGTCGTCGAGCCCGGTTCAGTCTCGATCAATGGCGGGCGGTCTATGGCCTGCCAAAGGGCACGGCGCTGCGGCGGCTCGACTGCCCTCCGGCGGCCCCTATTTGCGTCCTCCGTACGGCCGGCCCGCGGATCAGCCTTGTCCGGTCGTTGGAGGCCGCAGGTCAGGCCTGCCGGACCGACGATATTGTCATCCTTCCCCTTTGGCGGACCGAACGGATCACCGATGGGTGCGACGCCGTCTTGCTGACGGCGGCCCGCCTTGAGGCGCTGGGACCTGTCGCCCTCCTGCCTGCCCGGTCAGGGTCATCCGTCGGCGGGCCCCAAGGCTGGCGGATGACCAGCGTTAAGGCGGTTCGGGGGGATCGCCCCTGGGTGCCCTAG
- the gltX gene encoding glutamate--tRNA ligase, which translates to MASPQKIVTRFAPSPTGYLHIGGARTALFNWLFAKGAHAAAGSQFLLRIEDTDRARHNEAAVAAITEGLSWLGLDWDGEVISQFARADRHAAIAHRLLDEGKAYKCWLAGEALDQARAAARAQNARFTSPWRDRDDEGEGPYSVRLKLPLEGDTVIDDAVQGEVRFPNTALDDMVILRSDGTPTYMLAVVVDDHDMDVTHIIRGDDHLINAARQFHLYEAAGWPVPVFAHIPLIHGLDGKKLSKRHGALGIESYREDGFLPEGLRNALLRLGWSHGDAEIISTEEALKWFGLEGIGKAPARLDPDRFRSINGAHLQKMAPDAFLAAALPFLPVQPSPGQKARLTRGAAALQERCQLLTDIAEAAAYLLIERPITPSGKAAKPLKQETAPDVLKAAHHRLNGLEAWTAAALDTTLKALAEDLSLSFGKVGPPLRVAVAGGLPSPDLGLTLEAIGREETLARLADRL; encoded by the coding sequence ATGGCTTCACCTCAGAAGATCGTGACGAGATTTGCGCCCTCCCCCACGGGGTACCTCCATATTGGCGGGGCGCGGACCGCGCTCTTCAACTGGCTGTTCGCCAAGGGGGCTCACGCCGCCGCGGGGTCGCAATTTTTGCTACGGATCGAGGATACCGACAGAGCGCGTCACAATGAGGCAGCGGTCGCGGCGATCACCGAGGGGCTGTCCTGGCTAGGCCTTGACTGGGACGGTGAGGTGATCAGTCAATTCGCCCGCGCCGACCGTCATGCGGCGATTGCCCATCGCCTTCTCGACGAAGGGAAAGCCTATAAATGCTGGTTGGCCGGTGAGGCGCTCGATCAGGCCAGAGCAGCGGCGCGGGCGCAGAATGCCCGCTTCACCAGCCCTTGGCGCGACCGCGATGACGAGGGCGAGGGGCCCTATTCGGTGCGGCTGAAGCTCCCCCTTGAGGGCGATACCGTCATCGACGATGCCGTCCAGGGGGAGGTCCGGTTTCCCAACACGGCCCTTGATGACATGGTCATTCTGCGATCCGACGGGACACCGACCTATATGCTCGCCGTGGTGGTCGATGACCATGATATGGACGTCACCCACATCATCCGGGGCGATGATCACCTCATCAATGCCGCACGGCAATTCCACCTTTATGAAGCGGCGGGGTGGCCGGTGCCGGTCTTCGCCCATATCCCGCTGATCCACGGGCTCGACGGCAAAAAATTGTCAAAGCGCCATGGGGCGCTCGGAATCGAGAGCTATCGTGAAGATGGCTTTTTGCCCGAAGGATTGCGCAACGCGCTATTGCGCCTCGGCTGGTCCCACGGCGATGCGGAGATCATTTCGACCGAAGAAGCGCTGAAATGGTTCGGCCTTGAGGGGATCGGCAAGGCGCCGGCGCGCCTCGATCCCGATCGTTTTCGATCAATCAACGGCGCCCATCTTCAAAAAATGGCGCCCGATGCCTTTCTGGCGGCAGCCCTGCCCTTTCTGCCCGTACAGCCCAGCCCAGGCCAAAAAGCCCGGCTCACGCGCGGGGCCGCCGCCCTGCAAGAGCGTTGTCAGCTCCTCACCGATATCGCCGAAGCGGCGGCCTATCTATTGATCGAGCGACCGATTACCCCCTCGGGGAAAGCGGCAAAGCCCCTCAAGCAGGAGACGGCCCCCGACGTGCTCAAGGCCGCCCACCATCGCCTCAATGGCCTTGAGGCGTGGACGGCCGCCGCCTTGGACACGACGCTGAAGGCCCTCGCCGAGGATTTATCATTGTCGTTCGGAAAAGTAGGCCCGCCCCTCCGAGTCGCGGTAGCAGGGGGGCTTCCCTCCCCCGATCTTGGCCTCACCCTTGAGGCCATCGGTCGGGAAGAGACCTTGGCCCGCCTTGCCGACCGTCTATGA